The following proteins are co-located in the Candidatus Hydrogenedentota bacterium genome:
- a CDS encoding trehalose utilization protein ThuA: protein MNNPIRVTVWNEGLHEKELPRCREIYPDGMGRVIGAYLEKQPSIASVHCSELSDPDQGLSEAILDNTDVLLWWGHKAHDQVSEENATRVQKRVQQGMGLIVLHSGHMSKPFMKLMGTACNLKWREYGEHGEKERLWIVDPAHPIAEGLPEYIELPGTEMYGEPFGIPRPDQLVFISWFQGGEVFRSGCCWHREAGKIFYFRPGHETFPIFHNELILKVIYNGVRWAAPVRMEKGYTQGNVAPLEKMPDE from the coding sequence ATGAATAACCCTATTCGTGTGACCGTTTGGAATGAAGGACTTCACGAGAAAGAATTGCCGCGCTGCCGGGAGATTTATCCCGACGGTATGGGCCGCGTCATCGGCGCCTATTTGGAAAAACAGCCAAGTATCGCCTCCGTTCACTGTTCAGAATTGAGTGACCCCGACCAAGGTTTAAGCGAAGCGATTTTGGACAATACCGACGTGCTGCTCTGGTGGGGCCATAAAGCCCATGATCAAGTCAGTGAAGAGAACGCGACTCGGGTTCAAAAACGAGTACAGCAAGGGATGGGGCTCATCGTGCTGCATTCGGGCCATATGTCCAAACCTTTTATGAAGTTGATGGGAACTGCCTGCAACCTGAAATGGCGGGAATATGGAGAGCATGGGGAGAAGGAACGGCTTTGGATCGTTGATCCTGCGCACCCCATCGCAGAAGGACTTCCCGAATATATCGAATTACCCGGTACGGAAATGTATGGGGAACCTTTCGGCATTCCACGCCCCGATCAATTGGTCTTTATCAGTTGGTTTCAAGGGGGTGAAGTGTTTCGCAGCGGCTGTTGCTGGCATCGCGAAGCCGGTAAAATATTTTATTTTCGCCCGGGCCACGAAACCTTTCCCATATTCCACAACGAATTGATTTTAAAAGTCATCTACAATGGGGTGCGCTGGGCAGCGCCTGTACGTATGGAGAAGGGCTATACCCAAGGTAATGTCGCGCCCTTGGAAAAAATGCCCGATGAATAA
- a CDS encoding sugar phosphate isomerase/epimerase, translated as MGAALSPATLSAAVASASEQSALKLGMVTYNMGKDMSVDELIALCQATGLEGVELRTTHAHGVEVSLSSAQRLEVRKKFEDAGIVIAGLGSAFEYHAKDADEVEKNVRDSIAYAKLAADVGSPGIKVRPNGIPKGEDPEITLERIGKAWGRVAAAAADVGVEVRMEVHGPEQTRDLANIEKMLGYANHANARVCWNSNSSDMDNTGSIRANFERVKDAISEVHITDIGVYQYPWQELFTLLQEIGYTGFCLAEISENPEPVRFMRYYKTLFDLYTGAYRYPNEEAYKLG; from the coding sequence ATGGGCGCTGCCCTTTCTCCTGCCACCCTTTCGGCAGCGGTTGCGTCTGCCTCCGAGCAATCTGCACTTAAACTGGGCATGGTCACCTACAACATGGGCAAAGATATGTCTGTAGATGAATTGATAGCCTTATGTCAGGCTACGGGGCTGGAGGGTGTGGAATTGCGCACCACCCATGCCCATGGCGTGGAGGTGTCTCTTTCGTCGGCGCAGCGTCTGGAGGTACGTAAAAAGTTTGAAGATGCCGGTATCGTGATTGCCGGACTCGGATCTGCCTTTGAATATCACGCGAAAGATGCTGACGAAGTCGAAAAGAATGTACGCGATTCCATTGCATATGCGAAACTTGCCGCCGATGTGGGTTCACCGGGTATCAAGGTACGACCCAACGGTATCCCCAAAGGCGAGGATCCGGAAATTACCTTGGAACGCATTGGTAAGGCTTGGGGTCGTGTTGCTGCTGCCGCCGCTGATGTGGGCGTTGAGGTTCGGATGGAAGTGCATGGCCCTGAACAAACGCGCGATTTAGCAAATATTGAAAAGATGCTCGGTTACGCGAACCATGCCAATGCGCGGGTATGCTGGAATTCTAACAGCAGCGATATGGATAATACCGGCAGTATACGCGCTAATTTTGAACGCGTTAAAGATGCCATCAGTGAAGTGCATATTACTGATATCGGCGTATACCAATACCCTTGGCAGGAACTGTTCACGCTCCTTCAGGAAATCGGCTATACTGGCTTCTGTCTGGCAGAGATTTCGGAAAACCCGGAGCCCGTCCGCTTCATGCGTTACTACAAAACCCTTTTTGATTTGTATACCGGCGCGTATCGTTATCCGAATGAGGAAGCGTACAAGCTGGGCTAG